The following coding sequences are from one Blastocatellia bacterium window:
- a CDS encoding RNA-binding protein, with the protein MSTKLYVGNLSYRTTEDQLANLFSQAGEVVSSVIIKDRATYESRGFGFVEMGTTEEAEAAIAQFNGYTLDGRAIVVSPARERSDAPNRSRSGSRPGQGGRSGQRSGHRGGRHERHFAGRHEEKGWWNS; encoded by the coding sequence ATGTCAACGAAACTCTATGTGGGAAACCTGTCGTATCGCACGACAGAGGATCAATTAGCCAATCTCTTCAGTCAGGCCGGAGAGGTGGTCTCCAGTGTGATCATCAAGGATCGCGCCACCTATGAATCGCGGGGCTTCGGGTTCGTGGAGATGGGCACGACAGAGGAAGCAGAAGCCGCGATTGCTCAGTTCAACGGGTACACGTTAGATGGCCGGGCCATCGTCGTGAGTCCAGCCCGTGAGCGAAGCGATGCACCGAACCGAAGCCGTTCGGGTTCTCGCCCCGGTCAAGGCGGGCGCAGCGGCCAGCGCAGCGGTCATCGCGGCGGGCGTCATGAGCGTCACTTCGCCGGCCGACACGAAGAAAAAGGATGGTGGAATAGCTAG
- a CDS encoding cation diffusion facilitator family transporter yields MSAARQQNSRRLKLVLLLTTSYMLVEALGGWLTNSLALLADAGHMLTDVAALGLALGAMWMADRSAPPEKTYGYHRLEILAAFVNAVALVVLSLAIFYHAFGRLRQPPHVRGLEMMLIAVGGLVVNLIGAALLHRGHRQSLNVRGALLHIVSDGLGSLGAIVAGAAIWTRGWYLADPLFSFFTGGLIIVCSWRLLKETVNVLLEATPSHIDITRVADAIRTTPGVREVHDLHVWTISCGKEALSAHVVLSDSASHRDILQRLQVCLKERFGIAHITIQIETPDFEEQEIHF; encoded by the coding sequence ATGAGTGCAGCGCGTCAACAAAACTCTCGGCGATTAAAACTCGTGCTCCTTTTGACCACCAGCTACATGCTGGTCGAAGCGTTGGGGGGATGGTTGACCAATAGCCTGGCGCTTTTGGCTGACGCCGGTCACATGCTGACGGATGTGGCGGCACTGGGATTGGCGCTCGGAGCGATGTGGATGGCCGACCGCAGCGCCCCGCCGGAAAAAACCTACGGGTATCATCGTCTGGAGATTCTGGCGGCATTCGTTAATGCCGTCGCTCTCGTCGTCCTGTCGCTGGCGATTTTTTATCACGCCTTTGGAAGACTGCGCCAGCCGCCCCATGTTCGGGGGCTGGAGATGATGCTCATCGCCGTTGGGGGATTGGTCGTCAATCTGATCGGAGCGGCCCTGCTTCACCGGGGCCACCGGCAGAGCCTCAATGTGCGGGGCGCTCTTCTGCACATCGTCAGCGATGGATTGGGCTCGCTCGGTGCCATCGTCGCCGGAGCGGCCATCTGGACGCGCGGGTGGTATCTGGCCGATCCGCTTTTCAGCTTCTTCACCGGGGGACTCATCATTGTCTGTTCCTGGCGACTGCTGAAGGAAACCGTCAACGTGCTGCTCGAAGCCACGCCCAGTCATATTGACATCACGCGCGTGGCTGACGCCATTCGCACGACACCGGGTGTTCGGGAGGTTCATGATCTGCACGTCTGGACGATCAGTTGCGGTAAAGAAGCCTTGAGCGCTCATGTCGTCCTCTCCGACTCGGCGTCTCATCGGGACATTTTGCAGCGCCTTCAGGTTTGCCTCAAAGAGCGATTCGGCATCGCTCACATCACCATCCAGATCGAGACTCCCGATTTCGAGGAACAGGAGATCCATTTTTAA